A portion of the Sandaracinobacteroides saxicola genome contains these proteins:
- a CDS encoding bifunctional ornithine acetyltransferase/N-acetylglutamate synthase — translation MPVSPLATPFPALPTLPGVRIGTATAGYKPWTRADVTAIAFPPGTSVAGVTTRSACPSPEVETCRANLASGQARALLVNAGNSNAFTGAAGAAASAAQVAALATLLDCDPAHIFPASTGVIGVPLPRDKAIAGVQAAHAALGTASWLDATHAIGTTDTFPKAAMTQAIVGGQTVTLVGFIKGSGMIAPDMATMLGFIVTDAALHPTALQAALTQATATTFNCITVDSDTSTSDTILAFATGSPLPFTGGATRAASGGGETTGGGEMSGGGEVAAIEPPPAFQAALTDLCRQLAQLVVRDGEGATKFIEIRVTGATTDASARTIALSIANSPLVKTAIAGEDANWGRIVMAVGKAGEPADRDRLSISFGGTTVAQHGTVVPGYDEAPVAAHLKGQDIDIAVDLGLGEGRATVWTCDLTHGYVSINADYRS, via the coding sequence ATGCCCGTCTCCCCCCTCGCCACCCCCTTCCCCGCCCTCCCCACGCTCCCGGGCGTCCGCATCGGCACCGCGACCGCCGGCTACAAGCCCTGGACCCGCGCCGATGTCACGGCAATCGCCTTCCCGCCCGGCACCAGCGTCGCCGGCGTCACCACCCGCAGCGCCTGCCCCAGCCCGGAGGTCGAGACCTGCCGCGCCAACCTGGCGTCCGGCCAGGCCCGCGCCCTCCTCGTCAACGCCGGCAACAGCAACGCCTTCACCGGCGCCGCCGGCGCCGCCGCCTCCGCCGCGCAGGTGGCCGCGCTCGCCACGCTGCTCGATTGCGACCCCGCCCACATCTTCCCCGCCTCCACCGGCGTCATCGGCGTGCCCCTGCCGCGCGACAAGGCCATCGCCGGCGTGCAGGCCGCCCACGCCGCGCTCGGCACCGCCAGCTGGCTCGATGCCACCCATGCCATCGGCACCACCGACACCTTCCCCAAGGCCGCCATGACCCAGGCCATCGTCGGTGGCCAGACCGTCACCCTCGTCGGCTTCATCAAGGGCAGCGGCATGATCGCGCCGGACATGGCCACCATGCTCGGCTTCATCGTCACCGACGCGGCGCTTCACCCCACCGCCCTGCAAGCCGCCCTCACCCAGGCCACCGCCACCACCTTCAACTGCATCACCGTCGACAGCGACACCAGCACCTCAGACACCATCCTCGCCTTCGCCACCGGATCTCCCCTCCCGTTCACGGGAGGGGCGACTCGCGCAGCGAGCGGGGGTGGGGAAACGACCGGGGGTGGGGAAATGAGCGGGGGTGGGGAAGTCGCGGCCATCGAACCCCCCCCCGCCTTCCAGGCCGCCCTCACCGACCTCTGCCGCCAGCTCGCCCAGCTCGTCGTCCGCGACGGCGAAGGCGCCACGAAATTCATCGAAATCCGCGTCACCGGCGCCACCACCGACGCCAGCGCCCGCACCATCGCGCTCAGCATCGCCAACTCCCCCCTCGTCAAAACCGCCATCGCCGGCGAAGACGCCAACTGGGGCCGCATCGTCATGGCGGTGGGCAAGGCCGGCGAACCCGCCGACCGCGACCGGCTCAGCATCAGCTTCGGCGGCACCACCGTCGCCCAACACGGCACCGTCGTCCCCGGCTACGATGAAGCCCCCGTCGCCGCCCACCTCAAAGGCCAGGACATCGACATCGCCGTCGACCTGGGCCTCGGCGAAGGCCGCGCCACCGTCTGGACCTGCGACCTCACCCACGGCTACGTCAGCATCAACGCCGATTATAGAAGCTGA
- a CDS encoding glutathione S-transferase family protein, with the protein MSPWAEVIRAALGVKALAWHSVTVPNILPKPHQTELSGNYARTPVLQIGADIFCDTTAIIAALEPFGPSLLGPGQSDLAATAQGPTFFAAVGAAMGNGGRTDNMDAFWEDRKARFGMDPTGFMAMVPALIAAFHSHLDSLETRLSDARPFLLGDTVGHADLAHYSLVWFQQFAGNQAELLIPRPHLAAWTARVAAFGHGTPTPLSGEAAIAIAAESTPFAGGPIDPASGFTANQPVAISQPGCADPATIGPLLALNDTGIVIARHSDQAGPLALHFPRLGQAIAAA; encoded by the coding sequence ATGTCCCCCTGGGCCGAAGTCATCCGCGCCGCCCTCGGCGTCAAAGCCCTCGCCTGGCACAGCGTCACCGTCCCCAACATCCTCCCCAAACCGCACCAAACCGAACTCAGCGGCAACTACGCCCGCACCCCCGTGCTCCAGATCGGCGCCGACATCTTCTGCGACACCACCGCCATCATCGCCGCGCTCGAACCCTTCGGCCCCAGCCTCCTTGGCCCCGGCCAGTCCGACCTCGCCGCAACCGCGCAGGGCCCCACTTTCTTCGCCGCCGTCGGCGCCGCCATGGGCAACGGCGGCCGCACAGACAATATGGACGCCTTCTGGGAGGACCGGAAAGCCCGCTTCGGCATGGACCCCACCGGCTTCATGGCCATGGTCCCCGCCCTCATCGCCGCCTTCCACAGCCACCTCGACAGCCTCGAAACCCGCCTGTCGGACGCCCGGCCCTTCCTGCTGGGCGATACCGTCGGCCACGCCGACCTCGCCCACTACAGCCTCGTCTGGTTCCAGCAGTTCGCCGGCAACCAGGCCGAACTGCTCATCCCCCGCCCCCACCTCGCCGCCTGGACCGCCCGCGTCGCGGCCTTCGGCCATGGCACCCCCACCCCCCTCAGCGGCGAAGCGGCCATCGCCATCGCGGCAGAGTCCACCCCCTTCGCCGGCGGCCCCATCGACCCCGCCAGCGGCTTCACCGCCAACCAGCCCGTCGCCATCAGCCAACCCGGCTGCGCCGACCCCGCCACCATCGGGCCATTGCTCGCCCTGAACGACACAGGCATCGTCATCGCCCGCCACAGCGACCAGGCCGGCCCGCTGGCCCTCCACTTCCCGCGCCTCGGGCAGGCGATCGCCGCCGCCTGA